A stretch of the Nicotiana tabacum cultivar K326 chromosome 6, ASM71507v2, whole genome shotgun sequence genome encodes the following:
- the LOC107786802 gene encoding uncharacterized protein LOC107786802, whose translation MEEIESKSSSLFPVFPQSQICAPPNPSTSHDAVPEWLRNSSFTTDISVINNTVSTNYGNIQFPENLEDEEGEDIEKEEGARYELLDSSASERGHSSTSDDDERKSKKKKKRRKKRQRLSDEGPHYDYALSSSRKRDVRTWASSSATANDKDYYFDSRGDRDNLAFGTLYRMDVARYKLHNSRKNSELNYYRLNDKRTFERESDIDALDNKLRSGGRYWSATYAAIEHHKNLKRLRFLAPLKPMMSMPADFISLPDEVKSDEGIRGDTVSGNAVVEESWEDEVFRKTKEFNKMTRERPHDAQIWLAFAQFQDKVASMQPQKGARLQTLEKKISILEKATELNPDSEDLLLSLMNAYQSRDSIDDLISRWEKILLQNSGSYTLWREFLRVVQGDFSRFKVSEMRKMYANAIQALSGAWSKQHRQVSGSANSPSMDPAIVRLEHGLVDIFLSLCRFEWQAGYRELATAMFQAEIEYSLFCPSLLLSEQSKQRLFEHFWNSNGARAGEDGALGWSKWLEKEEELRQTMREEPSHDSEKGGWTGWSEPLSKSKENNDAIENITETDGALDELAETKDDEQTDDTEALLKMLGIDAATEANGEIKDTRTWTRWSEEEVARDSSEWMPVHAKTGSSHSEDPAAAPDEEQLLRVIAYEDVSDYLFSISSEEARFSMVSQFIDFYGGRMAQWTCTNSSSWAEKSLSLEAMPDSLFDELRRVHDVLTKKGRNQIDTSLEQVFSSSDDISMRTSMMEFVRNATLLCCTVFPQNHILEEAVLIAEELSNTAMNTSSCSVTPCRTLAKSLLKSNRQDVLLCGVYARREAVFGNTDHARKIFDMALSSMDGIPQDFQTNASLLYLWYAEVELGNGTRGGSVSAESSLRAMHILSCLGSGMKYSPYKCKPSSLQQLKARQGFKEQVNMLCSSWTRGLIDDQSVTLICSAALFEEITIGWTEGVQILEQAFTMVLPERRRNSSHLEHLFNFYMRMLCRHHQEMKLSKFWESMVKGLNIYPCSPNVYNALVEIGHLYVSPNKLRWIFDENFQKKPSLVAWLFALSFDMSKGGTEHRIRRLFERALENEKLRNSVLIWRSYIAYESDIACNPSAARRAFFRAIHACPWSKRLWLDGFIKLASVLTAKELSDLQEVMRDKELNLRTDIYEILLQDDDES comes from the exons ATGGAAGAAATCGAATCAAAAAGTTCATCGCTATTTCCCGTTTTCCCCCAATCTCAGATATGTGCACCGCCCAATCCCTCCACCTCACACGACGCCGTTCCTGAATGGCTTCGCAATTCCAGCTTCACAACCGACATCTCCGTTATAAACAACACCGTTTCAACGAACTACGGTAATATCCAGTTCCCCGAGAATCTAGAAGACGAAGAAGGAGAAGACATAGAAAAGGAAGAGGGAGCACGGTATGAGTTGCTGGACTCGTCCGCGTCGGAGCGGGGCCACTCGTCTActtctgatgatgatgagagAAAgagtaagaagaagaaaaagaggagaaagaaaAGGCAGCGATTGAGTGATGAGGGCCCACATTATGACTATGCACTTTCTTCTTCTAGAAAACGTGATGTTCGAACTTGGGCTTCTTCTTCAGCTACTGCTAATGATAAAGACTATTACTTTGACTCTCGTGGCGATCGAGACAATTTAGCTTTTGGTACTCTCTACAG AATGGATGTTGCTCGTTACAAGCTTCATAATTCGAGGAAAAACTCTGAGCTCAATTACTATAGGCTGAATGATAAGAGAACTTTTGAAAGAGAAAGTGATATTGATGCGCTGGACAATAAACTAAGGTCTGGAGGTCGCTATTGGTCTGCAACATACGCTGCAATTGAGCACCATAAGAACTTGAAACGTCTAAGATTTTTGGCTCCTCTCAAGCCCATGATGAGCATGCCAGCTGATTTCATTTCATTGCCAGATGAAGTTAAGTCAGATGAAGGAATCAGAGGAGATACTGTTTCAGGTAATGCAGTGGTTGAGGAATCTTGGGAGGATGAGGTCTTTCGCAAAACAAAGGAGTTCAACAAAATGACAAGGGAACGACCACATGACGCGCAAATTTGGTTGGCTTTTGCGCAGTTCCAAGATAAGGTAGCAAGTATGCAACCACAGAAAGGTGCCCGTTTGCAAACACTTGAAAAGAAGATCAGTATTCTGGAGAAGGCTACTGAGCTGAACCCTGACAGCGAAGACCTGCTTCTCTCTCTTATGAATGCTTATCAGAGCAGAGATAGCATTGATGACCTGATTAGTCGATGGGAGAAGATACTTCTCCAGAACTCAGGTAGTTACACATTGTGGAGAGAATTTTTGCGGGTTGTTCAGGGCGACTTTTCAAGGTTTAAGGTTTCTGAAATGAGAAAAATGTATGCAAATGCAATCCAAGCTTTATCTGGTGCATGGTCCAAGCAACATAGGCAG GTTTCTGGAAGTGCTAATTCGCCTTCTATGGATCCCGCTATTGTAAGACTTGAACATGGTCTGGTTGATATATTTCTCAGTCTATGTCGGTTTGAGTGGCAGGCTGGGTACAGAGAGTTGGCTACTGCCATGTTCCAGGCGGAGATTGAATACAGCTTGTTCTGCCCTTCTTTACTTCTTAGTGAGCAAAGTAAGCAAAGACTATTTGAGCATTTTTGGAACAGTAATGGTGCTAGGGCTGGGGAAGATGGTGCACTCGGCTGGTCAAAGTGGCTGGAGAAAGAGGAAGAGCTGAGGCAAACTATGAGGGAGGAGCCTTCACATGATTCTGAAAAAGGTGGTTGGACTGGTTGGTCAGAACCGTTAtctaaaagtaaagaaaataatgacGCTATAGAAAATATAACAGAGACAGATGGTGCTCTTGACGAATTAGCTGAAACAAAAGATGATGAGCAGACAGATGATACTGAAGCTTTGCTGAAAATGCTTGGGATTGATGCTGCTACTGAAGCTAATGGTGAGATTAAAGACACACGAACTTGGACTAGGTGGTCAGAAGAAGAGGTAGCAAGAGACTCAAGCGAGTGGATGCCAGTCCATGCTAAAA CTGGGAGTTCTCATAGCGAGGATCCTGCTGCTGCTCCAGATGAGGAACAGCTTTTGAGAGTAATAGCATATGAAGACGTGAGTGACTACCTGTTCTCGATAAGTTCTGAAGAAGCACGTTTTTCCATGGTATCGCAGTTCATTGATTTTTATGGCGGGAGGATGGCTCAATG GACTTGTACAAACAGTTCAAGTTGGGCTGAAAAAAGCCTTAGTTTGGAGGCAATGCCAGACTCTCTCTTTGATGAACTAAGAAGAGTGCACGATGTTTTAACCAAAAAAGGAAGGAACCAAATTGATACAAGTTTGGAGCAAGTTTTTAGTAGCTCCGATGATATCTCTATGAGGACTAGCATGATGGAATTTGTTCGAAATGCTACATTGCTTTGTTGCACTGTATTTCCCCAAAATCACATTTTGGAAGAAGCTGTTCTTATTGCGGAGGAGCTATCAAATACAGCGATGAATACTTCTAGTTGTTCAGTAACACCATGTCGAACTTTAGCAAAAAGCCTTTTGAAGAGTAACCGTCAG GATGTATTGCTTTGTGGAGTTTATGCACGAAGAGAAGCAGTATTTGGAAATACTGACCATGCTAGAAAGATTTTCGACATGGCATTGTCTTCAATGGATGGAATTCCACAG GATTTTCAGACGAATGCATCTCTCCTATATCTCTGGTACGCTGAAGTGGAGCTCGGAAACGGTACTCGTGGAGGCTCTGTATCAGCGGAATCATCTTTACGTGCTATGCATATTTTATCTTGCTTGGGAAGCGGTATGAAATACAGTCCATATAAATGTAAACCATCAAGCCTGCAACAGCTGAAAGCACGCCAAGGATTCAAAGAACAAGTGAATATGCTATGTTCATCATGGACACGCGGTTTAATTGATGATCAATCAGTTACTCTCATATGTTCAGCTGCTTTATTTGAAGAGATAACAATTGGATGGACTGAAGGTGTTCAAATTTTGGAGCAAGCATTCACGATGGTGCTTCCTG AAAGGAGGCGGAACAGTAGTCATCTGGAGCATTTGTTCAACTTTTACATGAGGATGCTTTGCAGACATCATCAAGAAATGAAGCTGTCAAAATTTTGGGAATCTATGGTGAAAGGACTGAATATATATCCATGCAGTCCAAATGTTTACAATGCTTTAGTTGAAATTGGCCATCTCTATGTGTCACCCAATAAGCTGCGGTGGATCTTTGACGAAAATTTCCAAAA GAAACCATCGCTTGTTGCTTGGCTCTTTGCATTATCATTCGACATGAGCAAAGGTGGTACAGAGCATAGAATACGCAGACTTTTTGAGAGAGCATTGGAGAATGAGAAGCTACGTAACTCAGTTTTAATCTGGCGCTCGTATATTGCCTATGAAAGTGATATAGCATGCAACCCTTCTGCAGCTAGAAGAGctttttttcgggccatccatGCTTGCCCGTG GTCAAAGAGGCTCTGGCTTGATGGTTTCATCAAGTTAGCTTCTGTGCTTACAGCAAAAGAGTTGTCGGATCTCCAGGAAGTAATGCGGGATAAAGAACTCAATTTGAGGACTGATATTTATGAAATACTATTGCAAGATGATGATGAATCTTAA